Below is a genomic region from Ammonifex degensii KC4.
CGAAGTCATAGAGGAACTTTTTACCGTCAACATAACCGACTGCCACGTATGCACCGACAAGGTGATCTTCAACGGCGCGGTGGAGAAGAACATCGTCTACAAGACGCCGCCCGGAGTTACAGGCGAGGGCACCATCGCCTACCACAAGGAGGACTTCACCTTCTCCGGCTTTGTCACCGTGCCTGGAGCAAAGCCCGGAGACAAGTGCCAAATCGAAAAGGCGGAGGTAGGGGACTGCCGTTTCCTCATCCCCGCCACCCCACCGCCTTACATCTCCGCCAAGCAAAAGTTTATCGTAGACATTGCTATCAAGGTAATAAGAACTTTGGAGCAGCCCACTATCTAAGGAGCGTATAATCGAGCTTCAAGGCCCGAAAGGGCCTTTTTTCTTGTCTATTTGCAGGAATTTGCCTCAAGATTGGCGAAAACTACTCCTGAGTAGCAGCGGGGAGGAGATGATCATCGGCAACGCTTTGCGCAGCATGACCGGATACGGGCGGGGAGAAGCGGTGGGTCCCCAGGGCAGGGTAATAACGGAGATGAAATCGGTAAACCACCGCTTCTGCGAGGTTATAATCCGGCTTCCCCGCCTCTACCTGAGTTTTGAAGATCCCCTACGCCGGCTCATCCAGACGGAGATCCGCCGGGGCCGGGTTGAGGTCTATTACACCGTAGAGTTGGAGAGTAGGAAAGTTGCGGTAAAAGTTGACAAGTCGTTGGCGAAGGCGTATTATGAAGCATTGGAGGATCTGCGCCTGTTTTTGGGGCTAAATGAGCCTATAAGGCTCGAAACCATACTTACGTCGGGCCAAGGGGTACTGCTGGCGAGCGAGTGCCCGGATGAGGAAGCCTGGCCCTTGCTAGAGGAGGCCACCCGCCAGGCCCTGAGGGCCCTGGTTGAGGCGCGCGAGACGGAAGGTAAAGCCCTGGCCGAAGACCTGAAGAAGCGGGTGGCGCGGCTGGAAGAGCTACACCGCCTTATGCTAGAAGAGGCTCCTAAGGTGGTGGAGCATTATCGGGCGCGCCTCACCGAAAGGCTTAAGTCCTGGGAAGTGGAGGTAAGCCCTGACCGTCTGGCGGCGGAGGTAGCCCTCTGGGCCGAACGGGCCGACGTAACTGAAGAGTTGGTCCGGCTGGAGCACCACCTGGGGCGCTTGCAGGAGATCCTGGAAACAGGAGGGCCGGTGGGAAGGCAGATCGACTTTCTTTGCCAGGAAATCTTGCGAGAGCTCAATACCTTGGGAGCCAAATCCCAGAGCCTGGATCTGAACCGCTTGGTTTTGGAAGCCAAGGGAGAACTGGAAAAGATAAGGGAGCAAGGGCAAAATATTGAATAATCAGGCCAAAGGGGGAGTTTGTCTTGGATATCAAGCTCATCAATATCGGTTTCGGGAACATTGTCTCCGCCCACCGCATAGTCGCTATAGTGAGCCCTGAGTCGGCTCCCATCAAGCGCATCATCACCGAGGCCCGGGACCGGGGAATGCTCATCGATGCCACCTACGGGCGCCGTACCCGGGCGGTAATCATCACCGATTCGGACCACGTGATCCTCTCGGCGGTGCAACCCGAGACGGTAGCCCACCGGCTTATGCCCAAGACGGAGGAGCCGGCTAAGGAGTGAAGACCGGCCTTTTACTGGTCATCTCCGGACCTTCGGGAGTGGGTAAGGGCACCGTCTGCCGGGCTCTCCTAGAGAAAGACCCTTCTATTTATCTATCCGTTTCGGTAACCACCCGCCCGCCGCGGGTAGGGGAGAAGGACGGCCAAGATTATTTTTTCGTGTCTGAAGAACGCTTTCTGGAGATGGTGGCCCGGGGTGAGCTTCTGGAGTGGGCCCGCGTCTATTCTTTCTACTACGGCACTCCCAAAGCTCCGGTTTTTGAGGCCTTGGCCGCCGGCCGCGATGTGTTGCTGGAGATCGACGTCCAGGGCGGGTTTAAGGTTCGGGAAAACTATAAAGACTGTGTCCTCATCTTTCTCTTACCCCCTTCCTGGGAGGAACTGGAGGCCAGGCTGGTGCGCCGGGGTACGGAAGATGCGCAGGCACGCCAGTTTCGTTTGAACTGGGCCAAGCAAGAGCTCAGTCTCTATCACCGCTACGATTACGCAGTGGTAAACGAGCGGGTCGAAGATACGGTGGCCGCGATCGAGGCCATCCGGGTAGCGGAAAGGTGTCGTTCCCACCGCCAACAGTTCCCCTGGCTTAAAACACTTCTCGAAGGATAAGCGGAGCTTCAGTAAAGCTACCAACTTCTTAAACTTGACAGTTTGGTAGCTTTGGCTTGAGGCTCTGAGACTGAGGGGGCGTGCCTCTGGCCGTAAGCTGAGCCCCCGGCGACGGGGGAGGTGAGGAGTCCCCCCTACGTACCGGGGCTGCCCTCAAGGGCAGGCACCCTGGTCGGCGCTCCAGAGTCAGGCACTGCCGGTCCGCGGGGACGGAACCTGGCCCCTCGTGGGTAGTCGGTGAACACCTCGCGGGCTACCAGACGCCCCGGTACATTGTTGCGGAGCAGAATAACCCGGAAGGAGGGTGGCCTCAGATGGCCCCGACGTTTGTCGGCTATCCGAAGGTGTTTGTGGTGGACGTGGAGGGCAAGCCCTTGCTGCCGTGCCACCCGGCGCGGGCGAGGAAGCTTTTAAAGTCCGGGAAGGCAGAGGTCTTACGCGGCTCCCCCTTCACCATCAAGCTGAAGCGGGTAGTAGAAAGTCCGGTGGGTTCTTTGCGAGCCAAGGTCGATGACGGCTCAAAATGGGTGGGCATTGCGCTGGTCAACGAGTTCACCGGCGAGGTGGTCTTCCGCGGCGTCCTGGTCCAGCGCGGGGACGTGGTGCGCCTGCTCACCCTGCGGCGCGAGTACCGGAGGAACCGGCGGTACCGTGTCGTGCGGCACCGGGAGTGCCGGAACCAAAACAGGAAGCAGGTAGTTCCCTTTCCGAGCATTCGGCAGAAAAAGGAGGCAGTCTACCGCGTCCTGGCAGACCTGGCGAAGATAGCGCCAGTTTCTGGCGTAGACGTAGAGCTGGTGAGCCAGGGCGTGAAGAACC
It encodes:
- a CDS encoding DUF3794 domain-containing protein — encoded protein: MPYYQVDEVVGIGSTQILLVRDITFAVPVYEVIEELFTVNITDCHVCTDKVIFNGAVEKNIVYKTPPGVTGEGTIAYHKEDFTFSGFVTVPGAKPGDKCQIEKAEVGDCRFLIPATPPPYISAKQKFIVDIAIKVIRTLEQPTI
- the iscB gene encoding RNA-guided endonuclease IscB — encoded protein: MAPTFVGYPKVFVVDVEGKPLLPCHPARARKLLKSGKAEVLRGSPFTIKLKRVVESPVGSLRAKVDDGSKWVGIALVNEFTGEVVFRGVLVQRGDVVRLLTLRREYRRNRRYRVVRHRECRNQNRKQVVPFPSIRQKKEAVYRVLADLAKIAPVSGVDVELVSQGVKNPALPGRDAREKALCRDGTCVLCGSRKDLQVHHLVPRSKGGTDTPANLVVLCRECHRKLHAGHRPHG
- a CDS encoding YicC/YloC family endoribonuclease, with the protein product MPQDWRKLLLSSSGEEMIIGNALRSMTGYGRGEAVGPQGRVITEMKSVNHRFCEVIIRLPRLYLSFEDPLRRLIQTEIRRGRVEVYYTVELESRKVAVKVDKSLAKAYYEALEDLRLFLGLNEPIRLETILTSGQGVLLASECPDEEAWPLLEEATRQALRALVEARETEGKALAEDLKKRVARLEELHRLMLEEAPKVVEHYRARLTERLKSWEVEVSPDRLAAEVALWAERADVTEELVRLEHHLGRLQEILETGGPVGRQIDFLCQEILRELNTLGAKSQSLDLNRLVLEAKGELEKIREQGQNIE
- the remA gene encoding extracellular matrix/biofilm regulator RemA; translated protein: MDIKLINIGFGNIVSAHRIVAIVSPESAPIKRIITEARDRGMLIDATYGRRTRAVIITDSDHVILSAVQPETVAHRLMPKTEEPAKE
- the gmk gene encoding guanylate kinase — protein: MKTGLLLVISGPSGVGKGTVCRALLEKDPSIYLSVSVTTRPPRVGEKDGQDYFFVSEERFLEMVARGELLEWARVYSFYYGTPKAPVFEALAAGRDVLLEIDVQGGFKVRENYKDCVLIFLLPPSWEELEARLVRRGTEDAQARQFRLNWAKQELSLYHRYDYAVVNERVEDTVAAIEAIRVAERCRSHRQQFPWLKTLLEG